One Corynebacterium matruchotii genomic window, GTAGTCCTCATAGCGGTCGACGAGTTCCTCGTAGATGGTTTCGTCGATGATCATTTGCTTGGGGGACAGTTTGACGAAGGTTTGCCAAATCTCCTCCAGGCGGTCGATTTCCCGCTCCATGCGCTCCCGAATGTGCTGCATTTCCTTGTCGGCAGCGTTTTGCACTTTACGACGCGCGTCCGCCTTGGCGCCCGCGGCCTCTAGTTCAGCCAGGTCCTCTTCCAGTTTTTGGGCCCGCTCCGCAAGCTCGGATTCCGCATCGGCCTCCACATCCTTCTTTTCCAGCAGCATTTCCGCTTCGAGGGTGGTGAGGTCATTGTGGCGGGCCTCATCATCCACACTGGTGATGATATTGGCCGCGAAATAGATGATGCGTTCGAGATCCTTGGGGGCCAGGTCCAGCAGGTAGCCCAGGCGGGACGGCACACCCTTGAAGTACCAAATGTGGGTGACCGGGGCCGCCAATTCGATATGGCCCATGCGTTCGCGGCGCACCTTGGACTTGGTGACTTCCACGCCGCAGCGTTCACAAATGATGCCCTTGTAGCGCACCCGCTTATATTTGCCGCAGGCGCACTCCCAGTCCCGGGTGGGACCGAAAATCCGTTCGCAGAATAGGCCGTCCTTTTCGGGCTTTAGGGTACGGTAGTTGATGGTCTCCGGCTTCTTAACCTCGCCCTTCGACCACCGGCGGATGTCGTCAGCGGTCGCCAGGCCGATGCGAAGCTCTTCGAAGAAGTTGACGTCGAGCACGTAGCTCCCTTTCTTAAAGAAGTGTGGTGAAATACCGTTAGGCAATGTCAGCGTCGGAACGCTCATCGCGGCTCAAGTTGATACCCATTGAGGCACCAGCCTGGTCAAAATCATCATCGTCGGAGCCCGACAGTTCCATCGGGGTGCCATCGGCGGACAAAACCTCCACGTTCAGGCACAGGGACTGCAATTCCTTGAGCAACACCTTGAACGACTCGGGAATGCCCGGGTCGGGGATGTTTTCACCCTTCACAATGGCCTCATACACCTTCACGCGGCCCACCACGTCGTCGGACTTGATGGTGAGCAGCTCTTGCAGCGTGTAGGCGGCGCCGTAGGCCTGCATGGCCCACACCTCCATTTCGCCGAAGCGCTGGCCACCGAATTGGGCCTTACCGCCCAGCGGCTGTTGAGTAATCATGGAGTACGGGCCGGTGGAGCGGGCGTGAATCTTCTCGTCCACCAGGTGGTGCAGCTTCAGAATGTACATGTAGCCGACCGACACCGGGTAGGGGAACGGCTCGCCGGAACGGCCGTCGAAAAGCTGGGCCTTACCGTCGGCGTTCACCATCACATCCCCGTCGCGGTTGGGCAGGGAATTAGCGAGCAGGCCGGCGATCTCGTCGTTCGTAGCGCCGTCGAACACCGGGGTGGCGGTCAACGAGCCGGCGGGCACATCGTACAGGTCCTCGGGCAGGGTCTCCAGCAGCTTGGCGTTGGCGGGATCATTCACGTCGACCTTCCAGCCGGCGGCCGCCAACCAACCCAGGTGAACCTCCAGCACCTGGCCGATGTTCATACGACGCGGCACACCGTGCGTATTGAGGATCACATCGACCGGGGTGCCGTCGGGCAGGAACGGCATGTCTTCCTGCGGCAGGATCTTCCCCACCACACCCTTGTTGCCGTGCCGACCGGCCAGCTTATCGCCGTCCTGGATCTTCCGTTTCTGGGCCACATACACCCGAATCATCTCGTTGACGCCCGGGCCCAGGTCGTCCTCATCCTCCCGGGAGAAGCGGCGCACCCCAATGACCTTACCGGTCTCACCGTGCGGCACCTTCATCGAGGTGTCACGCACCTCACGGGCCTTCTCGCCGAAGATGGCACGCAACAGGCGCTCCTCCGGGGTCAGCTCGGTTTCGCCCTTGGGGGTCACCTTGCCCACCAAGATATCGCCGTCGCGCACGTCGGCGCCAATGCGCACAATGCCCCGCTCGTCCAGGTCCTTGAGCACGTCCTCGGACACGTTCGGGATTTCCCGGGTGATCTCTTCGGCACCCAGCTTGGTGTCGCGCGCATCAATCTCGTGCTGCTCAATGTGGATGGAAGTCAAAATGTCCTCCTCCACCAGGCGCTGGTTCAAGATGATGGCGTCCTCGTAGTTGTGGCCCTCCCACGGCATGAATGCCACGAGCAGGTTCCGGCCCAACGCCATTTCCCCGTTGTGGGTGCCGGGGCCATCAGCCACGACTTGGCCTTCCTCCACCCGGTCGCCTTCGTCCACGAGCGGCTTCTGGTTATACGAGGTGCCCTGGTTCGTGCGTTCGAATTTGCGCAGCATGTAGGTGTCGCGCACCCCGTCATCACCCATGATGGTGATGTAGTCGGCGCACACGGTTTCGACCACGCCGGCCTTCTTGCTGATAATCAGGTCGCCCGCATCGTAGGCGGCACGCAGCTCCATGCCGGTGCCCACCAGCGGCGCCTCGGAACGCACCAGCGGCACGGCCTGGCGCTGCATGTTCGCACCCATGAGGGCACGGTTCGCGTCGTCGTGTTCCAGGAACGGAATCATGGCGGTAGCGACGGACACCATCTGCCGCGGTGACACGTCCATGTAGTTGATGTCTTTGCCATCCACCACCTGGATGTCACCCTTTTTCAGGCGCACGGTCACGCGGTCTTCGGTAATGACCCCGTTCTCGTCAAACTTGGTGTTGGCCTGGGCCACCACATAGCGGTCTTCCTCGTCGGCGGTGAGGTAATCCACCTCGTCCGTGACCACGCCGTCAACCACCTTGCGGTACGGGGTTTCGATAAAGCCGAAGGAATTCACCCGGGCATACGACGCCAGGGAACCGATCAACCCAATGTTCGGGCCTTCGGGGGTTTCGATCGGGCACATGCGGCCATAGTGGGAGGCGTGCACGTCACGCACCTCAATGCCGGCGCGTTCGCGGGACAAACCACCCGGGCCCAGGGCGGACAGGCGCCGCTTATGGGTCAGGCCGGACAGGGAGTTATTGAGGTCCATGAACTGCGACAACTGGGAGCTGCCGAAGAATTCCCGAATGGCGGCGGACACTGGCCGCACGTTAATCAGGGAAGTTGGGGTGATGGACTCCGCATCCTGGGTGGTCATGCGCTCGCGCACAACCCGTTCCATGCGGGACAGGCCCACCCGAACCTGGTTTTGAATCAGCTCGCCCACGGTACGCAACCGACGGTTACCAAAGTGGTCAATGTCGTCGGTTTCCACGGGTATGATTTCGCCGGTGGGTGAGGTCATGGAGGTCTCACCAACATGCAACCGCACCAAATACTCGATGGTGGTGGCTATGTCTTCTTCCGTGAGCGTCATCAACCCATCGTGGTCGCCGCCCAGGCCGAGTTTGCGGTTGAACTTATACCGGCCCACCTTGGCCAAATCATAGCGCTTGGGTCGGAAGAACGAGTTTTCCAACAGCGATTGCGCCAAGTCTCGGGTGGGCTGCTCGCCGGGGCGCTGCTTGCGGTAGATTTCCAGCAGCGCCTCATCCATGTTGGCCACGCCGTCGTTTTCCAGCGTGGACATCATTATTTCCGAGAAGCCGAACCGTTCGACTATCTGCTCGGTGGTCCACCCCAACGCTTTGAGCAGCACGGTCACCGGCTGGCGGCGCTTCCGGTCGATACGCACCCCCACGGTATCGCGCTTGTCTACGTCGAACTCCAGCCAGGCACCCCGCGACGGAATGACCTTCACGGAATGCAGCGGACGCTCGGTGGACTTGTCAATGGTTTGGTCGAAATACACGCCAGGGGAACGCACCAGCTGGGAAACCACCACCCGCTCGGTGCCGTTCACAATGAATGTGCCCTTGTCGGTCATCATGGGGAAATCCCCAATGAACACGGTTTGGGACTTGATTTCCTGGGTTTCGTTATTGATGAACTCGGCGGTCACATATAATGGCGCGGAGTAATTGATATCCTTGTCTTTACACTCGTCAATGGAGTTTTTCATCTCCTCAAAGCGGGGTTCCGACAACGACAAGGACATATTGCCGGAATAGTCTTGAATCGGTGAGAGTTCTTCGAGAATATCCTCTAACCCACTGGTTACTCGAACGTCTTCACCCAATTCGGCCTGACGACGGGCACGCCACTCCGGCGAACCGATCAACCAAGCAAAAGACTCCAATTGAATATCTAATAAGCCTGGGACTTCGATGGGTGATTGAATCTTCGCAAACGACTTCCGTTCGGGAGCCCCAGGGATAGTGGCCTTGGTCTGGCGGGAGACTGCCAAGATGGGTCCTTCCAGCACCTCACGCGGATGGTGACCCCGCAATATTGGCCACCAAAACCGCTGGTAAATGAGCAATTTGGTCTGCAAGGGAATCCCTAAACCTCAAGCGCCAGTAAATAGCACTGAATGACCTTGTCAAATTGGGTTTTTTGCTACCCGGTTGAACAAGGTCGTGACATGAAAGGCTTAGAAGATTCCAGCGCAAAGAACCATGATATACACTTTTTCTACTTTTGTAAAGCACATCTGTCAATACTGCTCAGATGCTGCCGAAATGTGCCGATCGCTCGCGCCGAAATCACTCTGTTTGTGCCAATATTATATTAAAAATTGCTCTGACTATCACCATTGGGTGCTCAGCACACACCATAGCAGCATCCACGGAAATAATCACCATAACAGTGGGGGACGTTACATTTCTTTAGACTTCTTCCAGGTCTTCGGCATACTCGTCCTGGCGGCGCCCTACCCCGAACGCCCCCATGATGCCGGCGAAGGTGGTAACCACGCCCAATCCCAACACCACCCAAGTAATGATGCGCATGATATGCCCGTCGCTTAGCTGCGCCGCCTGCGCCAACATGGCCGCCGACTGCTCATTGCTCATCTTGCCGGCAAACAGGTGGGCGTCGGCAAGCTTGCCGCCATTACGATCACCGTAATAATCGATAATATTTTCGGACATGTCGACGATCATGCCGCTGATCTGATCCACGTAATAGTCGCGGACCCCGGAATGAAACAGGTACGCCTCAATGTCCTGCGGCTTGTCGGCCGGCGGCGCAGGCTTAATCGGCAGCTTAATGGTGGTGAAGAATGTGGAATACAAATCCGCGGTATTCGTCGGATCAA contains:
- a CDS encoding DNA-directed RNA polymerase subunit beta, whose protein sequence is MLEGPILAVSRQTKATIPGAPERKSFAKIQSPIEVPGLLDIQLESFAWLIGSPEWRARRQAELGEDVRVTSGLEDILEELSPIQDYSGNMSLSLSEPRFEEMKNSIDECKDKDINYSAPLYVTAEFINNETQEIKSQTVFIGDFPMMTDKGTFIVNGTERVVVSQLVRSPGVYFDQTIDKSTERPLHSVKVIPSRGAWLEFDVDKRDTVGVRIDRKRRQPVTVLLKALGWTTEQIVERFGFSEIMMSTLENDGVANMDEALLEIYRKQRPGEQPTRDLAQSLLENSFFRPKRYDLAKVGRYKFNRKLGLGGDHDGLMTLTEEDIATTIEYLVRLHVGETSMTSPTGEIIPVETDDIDHFGNRRLRTVGELIQNQVRVGLSRMERVVRERMTTQDAESITPTSLINVRPVSAAIREFFGSSQLSQFMDLNNSLSGLTHKRRLSALGPGGLSRERAGIEVRDVHASHYGRMCPIETPEGPNIGLIGSLASYARVNSFGFIETPYRKVVDGVVTDEVDYLTADEEDRYVVAQANTKFDENGVITEDRVTVRLKKGDIQVVDGKDINYMDVSPRQMVSVATAMIPFLEHDDANRALMGANMQRQAVPLVRSEAPLVGTGMELRAAYDAGDLIISKKAGVVETVCADYITIMGDDGVRDTYMLRKFERTNQGTSYNQKPLVDEGDRVEEGQVVADGPGTHNGEMALGRNLLVAFMPWEGHNYEDAIILNQRLVEEDILTSIHIEQHEIDARDTKLGAEEITREIPNVSEDVLKDLDERGIVRIGADVRDGDILVGKVTPKGETELTPEERLLRAIFGEKAREVRDTSMKVPHGETGKVIGVRRFSREDEDDLGPGVNEMIRVYVAQKRKIQDGDKLAGRHGNKGVVGKILPQEDMPFLPDGTPVDVILNTHGVPRRMNIGQVLEVHLGWLAAAGWKVDVNDPANAKLLETLPEDLYDVPAGSLTATPVFDGATNDEIAGLLANSLPNRDGDVMVNADGKAQLFDGRSGEPFPYPVSVGYMYILKLHHLVDEKIHARSTGPYSMITQQPLGGKAQFGGQRFGEMEVWAMQAYGAAYTLQELLTIKSDDVVGRVKVYEAIVKGENIPDPGIPESFKVLLKELQSLCLNVEVLSADGTPMELSGSDDDDFDQAGASMGINLSRDERSDADIA